One genomic region from Pseudoduganella dura encodes:
- a CDS encoding AAA family ATPase, producing the protein MRTFDLKPVRVAIVGSASSGKTTLAEALAGRYREVWVPEYLREFVDLRGRVPVEADQLHIAETQAAREDLALARASRCLFCDTTPLMTAVYSRHYFGRIDPRLEALVALRRYDITLLCAPDIPWKPDGLQREPEDQSAAVNALLSEELVARAIAHVRIHGPLAQRLRQVEEVLGN; encoded by the coding sequence GTGAGAACGTTCGACCTGAAGCCGGTGCGGGTGGCGATCGTCGGCAGCGCTTCCTCGGGCAAGACGACGCTGGCGGAGGCGCTCGCCGGGCGTTACCGGGAAGTCTGGGTGCCGGAATACCTGCGCGAGTTCGTCGACCTGCGCGGACGCGTGCCGGTCGAAGCCGACCAGCTGCACATCGCCGAGACCCAGGCCGCGCGCGAAGACCTCGCACTGGCCCGTGCCAGCCGTTGCCTGTTCTGCGATACCACGCCGCTGATGACGGCCGTGTACAGCCGCCATTACTTCGGCCGCATCGACCCGCGGCTGGAAGCGCTGGTGGCGTTGCGCCGCTACGACATCACGCTGCTCTGCGCGCCGGATATTCCATGGAAGCCCGACGGGCTGCAGCGCGAGCCGGAGGACCAGAGCGCCGCCGTCAACGCGCTTTTGTCGGAAGAGCTGGTAGCCCGCGCGATCGCGCACGTGCGCATCCACGGGCCGCTGGCGCAGCGGCTGCGGCAGGTGGAAGAAGTGCTGGGCAACTGA
- a CDS encoding PEP-CTERM sorting domain-containing protein codes for MQWENATRTIRAAVAVVLWATASLASADAYRITTHAAGHAGHFNLDGMFVLPGPVGTGPYELDIVTEFDNPSVYQEPERTNILAFDISLRIELTVGGNRYTVSKEDAWLELDYFPDLDGGPLNDLRYSVHFFPYASGNFGEFQQRMLLAPDLLAFSDLLQPALLATPDVEWAQFNAGTYIINEVIIQQLGDASGLAPQFSYQIMTIPEPATYAMTLLGCAVVAGAARLRRPKA; via the coding sequence ATGCAATGGGAGAACGCAACCAGGACGATCAGGGCCGCCGTCGCGGTTGTGCTATGGGCAACGGCGAGTTTGGCTTCTGCCGATGCCTACCGCATCACCACGCATGCCGCCGGGCACGCCGGACATTTCAACCTGGACGGCATGTTCGTGCTGCCCGGACCCGTGGGAACCGGCCCCTACGAGCTCGACATCGTTACCGAATTCGACAATCCATCGGTATACCAGGAGCCCGAACGGACCAACATCCTTGCCTTCGACATCAGTCTCCGCATCGAGCTGACGGTTGGCGGCAACCGCTATACCGTGTCGAAGGAAGACGCCTGGCTGGAACTCGACTATTTCCCCGATCTGGACGGTGGGCCGCTGAATGACCTGCGCTATTCGGTGCACTTCTTTCCGTATGCAAGCGGAAACTTCGGAGAGTTCCAGCAGCGCATGTTGCTGGCACCGGACCTGCTCGCATTTTCAGACTTGCTGCAGCCAGCATTGCTGGCGACACCGGACGTCGAATGGGCCCAGTTCAATGCCGGTACCTACATCATCAACGAAGTGATCATTCAACAGCTCGGCGACGCCAGTGGTCTGGCACCGCAATTCAGCTACCAGATCATGACGATACCCGAGCCGGCCACCTATGCCATGACGCTGCTGGGATGCGCGGTTGTCGCCGGTGCCGCGCGGCTGCGCCGGCCGAAGGCCTAG
- a CDS encoding GFA family protein, translated as MHQGGCFCGAVRYVVTAEPFNSTLCHCTMCRRASGAPCVAWFSVPRAGLHFTAGAPAWYASSPGIRRGFCAACGTQLTFEDARYPDELDVTTASLDDPETVPPGDHIYMQSHVRWLQLADSLPRFLRTRDEGARELP; from the coding sequence ATGCACCAGGGAGGCTGCTTTTGCGGCGCCGTGCGCTATGTGGTCACGGCCGAACCGTTCAACAGCACGCTGTGCCACTGCACGATGTGCCGCCGCGCCAGCGGCGCGCCCTGCGTGGCGTGGTTTTCGGTGCCGCGCGCCGGCCTGCACTTCACGGCCGGCGCCCCGGCCTGGTATGCCTCCAGCCCGGGCATCCGCCGCGGCTTCTGCGCCGCCTGCGGCACGCAGCTCACGTTCGAGGATGCCCGCTACCCGGATGAACTCGACGTGACCACGGCCAGCCTGGACGACCCTGAAACGGTGCCGCCCGGCGATCACATCTACATGCAGAGCCATGTGCGCTGGCTGCAGCTGGCCGACAGCCTGCCGCGCTTCCTGCGCACCCGCGACGAAGGCGCGCGCGAGCTGCCTTAG
- a CDS encoding S46 family peptidase, which yields MFKKLVLPAALLAAFGVAHGDEGQWQPHQLPQLKSELKRIGIQIPAERIADLTKHPMSAIVSLGGCSASFVSPDGLVVTNHHCAYGSIQRNSTAEKNYIADGFLAKTRAEELPGGPNALVYVTEKVESVTERVLKGLENTGGKARHEAIESRVKALIAECETDKSVRCSVPAFHRGLEYYRIRQMMIRDVRLVYAPADMVGNYGGDIDNYEWPRHTGDYSFLRAYVGKDGRPADPSPDNVPYKSKDFLVVSAEGLKAGDPILLAGYPGRTSRYKLPAEIRFARDMSYPAIVAEYQADLDTIAAATKAGKNDEVRYASVVKSINNRMKKTQGLLDGFARKDIAAIKDVQDGEFRAWYAKQPGVSSSMLAELDAAIAADMALEQQTFAWNVATNSDLFKSARTLYRLALERTKPDAQRESGYQERDLAMIKARLTRLEQSYVGSVDQARFVGGLQRYAKLPAAFRPQGLDALLPAVAEVPTLYRNSKLGDTATRLALLDADAATLEKSDDAFMRLAVKLNGFALALEERSKESEGNLEKVIPQYMSAVIAWKKSQGKPVYPDANSTLRVTYGTVDAYSPKDGITKGPFTTVEGIVEKHTGKDPFNAPRALLDAVKAKRYGRFRDSVLGTVPVNFLSSADTTGGNSGSAIVNKRGELVGLNFDSTYESITKDWYFDTAITRAIHLDVRYMLWVMKEVDGADNLLKEMTIRYPKK from the coding sequence TTGTTCAAAAAACTCGTACTGCCGGCCGCTTTGCTGGCCGCCTTCGGCGTCGCACACGGTGACGAAGGCCAGTGGCAACCCCACCAGCTGCCGCAACTGAAATCGGAACTGAAGCGCATCGGCATCCAGATCCCCGCCGAACGGATCGCCGACCTGACGAAGCACCCGATGAGCGCCATCGTGTCGCTGGGCGGCTGCTCGGCGTCGTTCGTGTCGCCGGACGGCCTGGTCGTCACCAATCACCACTGCGCCTATGGCTCGATCCAGCGCAACTCCACCGCCGAGAAGAACTACATCGCCGACGGCTTCCTGGCGAAGACGCGCGCCGAGGAACTGCCGGGCGGCCCGAACGCGCTGGTGTACGTGACCGAGAAGGTCGAGAGCGTGACCGAGCGCGTGCTGAAAGGCCTGGAAAACACGGGCGGCAAGGCGCGCCACGAAGCGATCGAGAGCCGCGTGAAGGCGTTGATCGCCGAATGCGAGACCGACAAATCGGTCCGCTGCTCGGTGCCGGCATTCCACCGCGGCCTGGAGTACTACCGTATCCGCCAGATGATGATCCGCGATGTGCGCCTGGTGTACGCGCCGGCGGACATGGTCGGCAACTACGGCGGCGACATCGACAACTACGAGTGGCCGCGCCACACCGGCGACTATTCGTTCCTGCGTGCCTACGTGGGCAAGGATGGCCGCCCGGCCGATCCTTCGCCGGACAACGTGCCCTACAAATCGAAGGACTTCCTCGTCGTGTCGGCCGAAGGCCTGAAGGCGGGCGATCCGATCCTGCTGGCCGGCTACCCGGGCCGCACCAGCCGCTACAAGCTGCCGGCCGAGATCCGCTTCGCACGCGACATGTCGTATCCGGCGATCGTGGCCGAATACCAGGCCGACCTCGATACCATCGCCGCCGCGACGAAGGCCGGCAAGAACGACGAAGTGCGCTACGCGTCGGTCGTGAAGTCGATCAACAACCGGATGAAGAAGACGCAGGGCCTGCTGGACGGCTTCGCGCGCAAGGATATCGCCGCCATCAAGGACGTGCAGGATGGCGAGTTCCGCGCGTGGTACGCGAAACAGCCGGGTGTGTCGTCATCGATGCTGGCCGAGCTGGACGCGGCGATCGCGGCCGACATGGCGCTGGAACAGCAGACGTTCGCGTGGAACGTGGCCACCAACTCCGACCTGTTCAAGAGCGCGCGCACGCTGTACCGCTTGGCGCTGGAACGCACGAAGCCGGACGCGCAGCGCGAATCGGGCTACCAGGAGCGCGACCTGGCGATGATCAAGGCGCGCCTGACCCGCCTCGAACAGTCGTACGTGGGCAGCGTCGACCAGGCCCGATTCGTCGGGGGCCTGCAGCGTTACGCGAAGCTGCCTGCGGCGTTCCGCCCCCAGGGCCTCGATGCGCTGCTGCCGGCGGTGGCCGAGGTGCCGACGCTGTATCGGAACAGCAAGCTGGGCGACACCGCCACGCGCCTGGCGCTGCTGGACGCCGATGCCGCCACGCTGGAGAAATCGGATGACGCGTTCATGCGCCTGGCGGTGAAGCTGAACGGCTTCGCGCTGGCGCTGGAAGAGCGCTCGAAGGAATCGGAAGGCAACCTGGAAAAGGTGATTCCGCAGTACATGAGCGCGGTGATCGCCTGGAAGAAAAGCCAGGGCAAGCCTGTCTACCCGGACGCCAATTCCACGCTGCGCGTTACCTACGGCACCGTGGACGCCTACTCGCCGAAGGACGGCATCACGAAAGGCCCGTTCACCACGGTGGAAGGCATCGTCGAGAAACACACCGGCAAGGACCCGTTCAACGCGCCGCGGGCGCTGCTCGACGCGGTGAAGGCGAAGCGCTATGGCCGGTTCAGGGATTCCGTGCTGGGCACGGTGCCGGTGAACTTCCTGTCCAGCGCCGACACCACCGGCGGCAACTCCGGTTCGGCGATCGTCAACAAGCGCGGCGAACTGGTCGGCCTGAACTTCGATTCCACGTATGAATCGATCACCAAGGACTGGTACTTCGACACGGCCATCACGCGCGCGATCCACCTCGACGTGCGCTACATGCTGTGGGTGATGAAGGAAGTCGACGGTGCCGACAACCTGCTGAAGGAAATGACGATCCGGTATCCGAAGAAGTAA
- the pnuC gene encoding nicotinamide riboside transporter PnuC encodes MNETLSLLGLSTTPLELLSFALSVATVWLNIRQNHWAWLFAILSSALYGVVFYQSRLYGDMGLQAVFITVSVWGWYQWLHGDDMHERLPVTQLDWPGRAVAALGWIVGFIALAWFLMSFTDTDVPFADGFLTAGSLVGQLLLSRKKLENWHVWIIVDVLYVGLYVHKGLMLTALLYGLFVVMATIGLLAWRKSMRAGATPDGAAGAAMVLK; translated from the coding sequence ATGAACGAAACCCTCTCCCTGCTCGGCCTGTCCACCACGCCGCTCGAACTGCTGTCCTTCGCGCTGTCGGTCGCCACCGTGTGGCTGAACATCCGCCAGAACCACTGGGCGTGGCTGTTCGCGATCCTGTCTTCCGCGCTGTACGGCGTGGTGTTCTACCAGTCCAGGCTGTATGGCGACATGGGGTTGCAGGCGGTGTTCATCACGGTGTCCGTGTGGGGCTGGTACCAGTGGCTGCATGGCGACGACATGCACGAACGCCTGCCGGTCACGCAGCTGGACTGGCCGGGCAGGGCGGTGGCGGCGCTGGGGTGGATCGTGGGCTTCATCGCGCTGGCGTGGTTCCTGATGTCGTTTACCGATACCGACGTGCCGTTCGCCGATGGCTTCCTGACCGCCGGCAGCCTGGTGGGGCAGCTGCTGCTGTCCCGCAAGAAGCTGGAGAACTGGCACGTCTGGATCATCGTCGACGTGCTGTACGTGGGCCTCTATGTGCATAAGGGCCTGATGCTGACCGCGTTGCTGTACGGCCTGTTCGTGGTGATGGCGACGATCGGCCTGCTGGCCTGGCGCAAGTCGATGCGCGCCGGGGCGACGCCGGACGGGGCAGCGGGCGCGGCGATGGTGCTGAAGTGA
- a CDS encoding ferritin family protein, translating to MTQEHVVESRETLDAQVLDMHRALVSLIDKLGALDTANQRFAACTDPELKLVLASQRDSTRKHVAMLLEWARRRDPKLDKELRDALFKAGPIAAQYRYDENM from the coding sequence ATGACGCAGGAACACGTCGTTGAATCACGCGAGACCCTGGATGCCCAGGTGCTCGACATGCATCGCGCGCTGGTGTCGCTGATCGACAAGCTCGGCGCGCTGGACACGGCCAACCAGCGTTTCGCGGCCTGTACCGATCCGGAGCTGAAGCTGGTGCTGGCCAGCCAGCGCGACAGCACGCGCAAGCACGTGGCGATGCTGCTCGAATGGGCGCGCCGGCGCGATCCGAAGCTGGACAAGGAACTGCGCGATGCGCTGTTCAAGGCCGGCCCGATCGCCGCGCAATACCGCTACGACGAGAACATGTAA
- a CDS encoding VOC family protein — protein MSEVEKIPADMPAVTPHLVCRNAAEAIEFYKKAFGAVEQVRMAVPDGSGKLMHAMIRIGGSPVMLVDEFPDFGSFGPQDLPASPVTLHHYVEDVDSAFQRAIDAGATAKMPPQDMFWGDRYGVLRDPFGHSWSLATHIRDVPPEEAIEASKSAMGCPETAK, from the coding sequence ATGAGCGAAGTCGAGAAAATCCCCGCGGACATGCCCGCCGTGACACCCCACCTCGTTTGCCGTAACGCCGCCGAAGCGATCGAGTTCTACAAGAAGGCGTTCGGCGCCGTCGAGCAGGTGCGCATGGCGGTGCCGGACGGCAGCGGCAAGCTGATGCATGCAATGATCAGGATCGGCGGCTCGCCGGTGATGCTGGTCGATGAATTCCCCGATTTTGGCAGCTTCGGCCCGCAAGACCTGCCGGCCTCCCCCGTCACGCTGCATCACTACGTGGAAGACGTCGACAGCGCATTCCAGCGTGCGATCGATGCCGGCGCCACGGCGAAGATGCCGCCACAGGACATGTTCTGGGGCGACCGCTACGGCGTGCTGCGCGACCCGTTCGGCCACAGCTGGTCGCTGGCCACGCATATCCGCGACGTGCCGCCCGAGGAAGCGATCGAAGCCTCGAAGAGCGCGATGGGCTGCCCTGAAACCGCCAAGTAA
- a CDS encoding TonB-dependent siderophore receptor, whose translation MTKTTFAVSAAALAIAQAFPALAQQATEPAMTEVVVTAVRGTADRASVAGFSDTPLLQTPASVSVITREQMQNLNIGSTTDAARYDASISDAYNAVGYAEQFSIRGFKLDNASSYRKDGLAISADTQIPLENKESIEVLKGLAGLTAGIAAPGGIVNYTTKRPTSTTLRSVLFGVSERGTLRGSVDLGGRFEDRRFGYRVNVAGERLRSYVDGADGRRSFISGAFDWQISPQALLQVDADYQKKSQVSAPGFQLINGVALPDVAADTLLNDQPWSYPVATESMNLGARFQYQLAQDWKIEVKANRHVFRRDDYTAFPYGCSAQELYPGFCGNGDYDVYDYRSLGEEKKPLAAQAMLQGRFVTGALSHELSAGFSYFGNKESWGDDVYEYAGTSNIYRPVVVAPRSDLETGPASVRRKDNERALFVQDIVGLTAELKLHAGARYVKLKRDELGVAPAEGSFWVPNASLVYSPRSDLALYASYARGLEHGGIAPMETTNEDRALAPSKSKQVEIGAKALVEGISLTAAVFQIEKGLEYIDATNTFVRNGQAQHRGVEFAAQGKLTREMTVGASVAALNTKQSGTGQSIYDGKRVTNVPALRSTVFAEYAVTPGFKVNGDWQFAGKKAFDEENTVFVPKYHLLNVGTSYVARIGGGSGMPLVLRAQVRNALDKFYWRDVTPDLGGYLIPGLGRTFRVSAQLDF comes from the coding sequence ATGACCAAGACCACTTTCGCCGTATCCGCCGCCGCGCTCGCCATCGCGCAGGCATTCCCCGCCCTTGCCCAGCAGGCAACCGAACCCGCGATGACGGAAGTCGTCGTCACCGCCGTGCGCGGCACCGCGGACCGCGCCTCCGTCGCCGGCTTTTCCGACACGCCGCTGCTGCAGACGCCCGCTTCCGTCAGCGTGATCACGCGCGAGCAGATGCAGAACCTGAACATCGGCTCCACGACGGACGCGGCGCGCTACGACGCCAGCATCAGCGACGCCTACAATGCCGTCGGCTATGCCGAACAGTTCTCGATCCGCGGCTTCAAGCTCGACAACGCCAGCAGCTACCGCAAGGATGGCCTGGCCATTTCCGCCGACACCCAGATCCCGCTGGAGAACAAGGAGAGCATCGAGGTGCTGAAAGGCCTGGCCGGCCTCACGGCGGGTATCGCCGCGCCGGGCGGCATCGTCAACTACACGACGAAGCGCCCCACCAGTACCACGCTGCGCTCGGTGCTGTTCGGCGTGAGCGAACGCGGCACCCTGCGGGGCAGCGTGGACCTGGGGGGGCGCTTCGAGGACCGCCGTTTTGGCTACCGCGTCAACGTGGCCGGCGAGCGGCTGCGTTCGTATGTGGACGGCGCGGACGGCCGCCGCAGCTTCATTTCCGGCGCGTTCGACTGGCAGATCTCTCCGCAGGCGCTGCTGCAGGTCGACGCCGACTACCAGAAGAAATCGCAGGTGTCGGCACCCGGCTTCCAGCTGATCAACGGCGTTGCGCTGCCGGACGTGGCGGCCGACACGCTGCTCAACGACCAGCCCTGGAGCTACCCGGTGGCCACCGAAAGCATGAACCTCGGCGCGCGCTTCCAGTACCAGCTGGCACAGGACTGGAAGATCGAGGTGAAAGCCAACAGGCACGTGTTCAGGCGTGACGACTACACCGCCTTCCCGTACGGCTGCTCGGCGCAGGAACTGTATCCGGGCTTCTGCGGCAACGGCGACTACGACGTGTACGACTACCGCAGCCTCGGCGAAGAGAAAAAGCCGCTGGCCGCGCAGGCCATGCTGCAGGGCCGCTTCGTCACCGGCGCGCTGTCGCACGAGCTGTCGGCCGGCTTCTCCTACTTCGGCAACAAGGAAAGCTGGGGCGACGACGTGTACGAATATGCCGGCACCAGCAACATCTACCGCCCGGTGGTGGTGGCGCCGAGGAGCGATCTGGAAACCGGCCCCGCGTCGGTGCGCCGCAAGGATAACGAGCGCGCCCTGTTCGTGCAGGACATCGTGGGCCTGACCGCCGAACTGAAACTGCATGCCGGCGCGCGCTATGTGAAGCTGAAACGCGACGAGCTGGGCGTGGCTCCGGCGGAAGGCAGCTTCTGGGTGCCGAACGCGTCGCTGGTGTACAGCCCGCGCAGCGACCTCGCGCTGTATGCGTCGTACGCGCGCGGCCTGGAGCATGGCGGCATCGCGCCGATGGAAACCACGAACGAGGACCGCGCGCTGGCGCCGTCGAAATCGAAGCAGGTGGAAATCGGCGCGAAAGCGCTGGTCGAAGGCATCAGCCTGACGGCCGCCGTGTTCCAGATCGAAAAGGGCCTGGAATATATCGACGCCACCAACACCTTCGTGCGCAACGGGCAGGCGCAGCACCGCGGCGTCGAATTCGCGGCGCAGGGCAAGCTCACGCGCGAGATGACGGTCGGCGCCTCGGTCGCCGCGCTGAACACGAAGCAGAGCGGTACCGGCCAGAGCATCTACGACGGCAAGCGCGTGACCAACGTGCCGGCGCTGCGCTCGACCGTGTTCGCGGAATACGCGGTGACGCCGGGCTTCAAGGTGAACGGCGACTGGCAGTTCGCCGGCAAGAAGGCGTTCGACGAAGAGAACACGGTGTTCGTGCCGAAGTACCACCTGCTGAACGTCGGCACCTCGTACGTCGCGCGCATTGGCGGCGGCAGCGGCATGCCGCTGGTGCTGCGCGCCCAGGTACGCAACGCACTGGACAAGTTCTACTGGCGCGATGTCACGCCGGACCTGGGCGGCTACCTGATCCCGGGGTTGGGCCGCACGTTCCGGGTATCGGCGCAGCTGGATTTCTAA
- a CDS encoding YciI family protein gives MHFMVIRRADAASESQSFPAPPLADAVPAACWLHSSTEAVRLQRAGGAWTIANGPFPADGLAAGFAIVDVASKEEAIEWARRWPAADAEGEVVLEVRETGCSGGCAGIDTRTPPHLAPWAVLLRSSAALEADVMPPPDAIDRMNARNRQDAQAGVLLAGDGLKPTARGARVDFRDVKGGSGRRPSIVDGPFAEVKELIAGFWLIQAASRDDAVAWVKSYPFPWPDVTLELRAVA, from the coding sequence ATGCATTTCATGGTGATACGGCGTGCCGACGCCGCTTCCGAAAGCCAGTCCTTTCCGGCGCCGCCGCTGGCGGACGCCGTGCCGGCGGCGTGCTGGCTGCATTCCAGTACCGAAGCCGTGCGGCTGCAGCGTGCCGGCGGCGCGTGGACGATCGCGAACGGCCCCTTCCCCGCCGACGGGCTTGCGGCCGGCTTCGCGATCGTCGACGTGGCTTCGAAGGAAGAAGCCATCGAATGGGCACGGCGCTGGCCCGCCGCCGATGCAGAAGGCGAAGTGGTGCTCGAAGTGCGCGAAACGGGCTGCTCGGGCGGCTGCGCCGGCATCGACACGCGAACCCCGCCACACCTGGCGCCCTGGGCAGTGCTGCTCCGCTCCAGCGCCGCCCTCGAGGCGGACGTCATGCCGCCGCCCGACGCCATCGACCGGATGAATGCCAGGAACCGGCAGGATGCGCAGGCCGGCGTGCTGCTGGCCGGCGACGGCCTGAAGCCCACGGCGCGGGGCGCGCGCGTTGATTTCAGAGACGTCAAAGGCGGCAGTGGCCGCAGGCCGTCGATCGTCGACGGCCCGTTCGCCGAGGTCAAGGAACTGATCGCCGGCTTCTGGCTGATCCAGGCCGCCAGCCGCGACGATGCCGTCGCCTGGGTGAAGAGCTACCCGTTTCCGTGGCCCGACGTGACGCTGGAACTGCGCGCCGTGGCGTGA
- a CDS encoding Imm26 family immunity protein has translation MKQPYHEGSWFAVPLNNGGYAAGLVARMSPQGKIMLAYLFGPKRATMPTLADVQALKAGDAAKAIRTGDMALANGRWPVLGDAENFDRNDWPVPVFIRRSDSLKRAWQATYADDPAKPEREISVPYETSGLESDSLFGYGSTELLLTKLLE, from the coding sequence ATGAAGCAGCCGTATCACGAAGGAAGCTGGTTTGCCGTGCCACTGAACAACGGCGGTTACGCGGCCGGGCTCGTTGCCCGCATGTCGCCCCAGGGCAAGATCATGCTCGCCTACCTGTTCGGGCCGAAGCGCGCCACGATGCCCACGCTGGCGGACGTGCAGGCGCTGAAGGCCGGCGATGCCGCCAAGGCGATCCGTACCGGCGACATGGCATTGGCCAATGGCCGCTGGCCGGTGCTGGGCGATGCGGAGAATTTCGACCGCAACGACTGGCCGGTGCCGGTGTTCATCCGCCGTTCCGATTCCCTGAAGCGGGCCTGGCAGGCAACTTATGCGGACGATCCGGCCAAGCCGGAGCGCGAAATTTCGGTGCCTTATGAAACATCCGGCCTGGAAAGCGACTCGCTGTTCGGCTATGGCTCGACCGAACTGCTGCTGACCAAATTGCTGGAGTAA
- a CDS encoding YciI family protein → MRFMIIVKASADSETGRMPSTGLLEAMGKYNEELVNAGVMLAGEGLHPSAKGVRIRFSGKNRTVIDGPFAETKELIAGFWLIQVKSREEAIEWVKRAPMEEGDEIEIRQVFEAEDFGAEFTPELREQEDRLRERMAAGSA, encoded by the coding sequence ATGCGTTTCATGATCATTGTCAAAGCTTCCGCCGACAGCGAGACGGGCAGGATGCCATCGACCGGGCTGCTCGAAGCGATGGGCAAATACAACGAGGAACTCGTCAATGCCGGCGTGATGCTGGCCGGCGAAGGCCTGCATCCCAGCGCGAAGGGCGTGCGCATCCGCTTCTCGGGCAAGAACCGCACCGTGATCGACGGCCCGTTCGCGGAAACCAAGGAGCTGATTGCGGGCTTCTGGCTGATTCAGGTAAAGTCGCGTGAAGAGGCGATCGAATGGGTCAAGCGCGCCCCCATGGAGGAAGGCGATGAAATCGAGATCCGCCAGGTGTTCGAGGCGGAGGATTTCGGCGCCGAATTCACGCCCGAACTGCGCGAACAGGAGGACAGGCTGCGCGAGCGCATGGCCGCCGGTTCCGCCTGA
- a CDS encoding DUF1810 domain-containing protein, whose translation MQHQLDRFIAAQESVYDDVLRELRAGLKTNHWMWFIFPQLKGLGRSDTARFYGIATLEEARAYAAHPLLGARLRECTALVSGHAGTQIGAILGQVDALKFRSSMTLFHEATGGEVPFTVALKAFYGGLSDLATLDLLGKQ comes from the coding sequence ATGCAGCACCAACTCGACCGCTTCATCGCCGCCCAGGAATCCGTCTACGACGACGTGCTGCGCGAGCTGCGCGCAGGCCTCAAGACGAACCACTGGATGTGGTTCATCTTCCCCCAGCTGAAAGGACTGGGCCGCTCGGACACGGCCCGGTTCTATGGCATCGCCACGCTGGAGGAAGCACGCGCCTATGCCGCCCACCCGCTGCTGGGCGCCCGGCTGCGCGAATGCACGGCCCTCGTTAGCGGGCACGCCGGCACGCAGATCGGCGCAATCCTCGGCCAGGTCGACGCATTGAAATTCCGCTCGTCGATGACGCTGTTCCATGAAGCCACGGGTGGCGAAGTGCCGTTCACCGTGGCACTGAAGGCCTTCTATGGGGGCCTGTCCGACCTGGCCACGCTCGACCTGCTCGGCAAGCAGTAG
- a CDS encoding RNA polymerase sigma factor has translation MTGRAHRAVEAVWRIESARIIAALARMLRDVGLAEEMAQEALVAALETWPEAFPEQGMPDNPAAWLMATAKNRALDHLRHRKLAQDREPELTHAIESLLEDAAPDLERTLDNRIGDDLLRLVFIACHPVLPTEGRVALTLRLLGGLTTDEIARAFFVPEPTVAQRIVRAKRTLLEARVPFEVPAGLDLVQRLSSVLQVIYLIYNEGYSATTGADWMRPALCDEALRLGRILAGLVPREPEVHGLVALMEIQSSRARARLAADGSPVLLLEQDRARWDQLLIRRGLAALDRAGQAGQGLGPYGLQAAIAACHARARKAADTDWQRIAALYDALAQLAPSPVVELNRAVALAMAFGPAAGLEAADALVDEPALRNYHLLPGVRGDFLFKLGRLDEARAEFLRAAELAQNGRERTLLLARAAACPAPPGRAG, from the coding sequence TTGACTGGCCGGGCCCATCGCGCCGTCGAGGCGGTGTGGCGCATCGAATCGGCAAGGATCATCGCCGCGCTGGCGCGCATGTTGCGCGACGTCGGCCTGGCCGAGGAAATGGCGCAGGAAGCGCTCGTCGCTGCCCTGGAAACCTGGCCGGAAGCCTTTCCCGAACAAGGCATGCCGGACAACCCGGCCGCGTGGCTGATGGCCACGGCGAAGAACCGCGCGCTCGATCACCTGCGCCACCGCAAGCTGGCGCAGGACAGGGAACCGGAGCTCACGCATGCCATCGAAAGCCTGCTGGAAGATGCCGCGCCCGACCTGGAACGCACGCTGGACAACCGCATCGGCGACGACCTGTTGCGCCTCGTTTTCATCGCATGCCACCCGGTGCTGCCGACCGAGGGCCGCGTGGCGCTTACCCTGCGCCTGCTGGGCGGCCTGACGACGGATGAAATCGCCCGCGCCTTCTTCGTGCCCGAGCCCACGGTGGCGCAACGCATCGTGCGCGCCAAGCGCACGCTGCTCGAGGCCCGCGTACCGTTCGAGGTACCGGCGGGCCTTGACCTGGTGCAGCGCCTGTCATCGGTGCTGCAGGTGATCTACCTGATCTACAACGAAGGTTATTCGGCCACCACGGGGGCGGACTGGATGCGCCCCGCGCTGTGCGACGAGGCGCTGCGGCTGGGCCGCATCCTGGCCGGACTGGTGCCGCGCGAACCGGAAGTGCACGGGTTGGTGGCGCTGATGGAAATCCAGTCGTCGCGTGCCCGCGCCCGGCTGGCGGCGGACGGCTCGCCCGTGCTGCTGCTGGAGCAGGACCGGGCACGCTGGGACCAGTTGCTGATCCGCCGCGGCCTGGCCGCGCTGGATCGTGCCGGCCAGGCCGGCCAGGGCCTGGGCCCGTATGGCTTGCAGGCCGCGATCGCCGCCTGCCATGCGCGTGCCCGCAAGGCGGCCGACACCGACTGGCAACGCATCGCCGCGCTGTATGACGCGCTGGCGCAACTGGCGCCATCGCCGGTGGTGGAATTGAACCGCGCCGTGGCGCTGGCGATGGCGTTCGGCCCCGCGGCGGGCCTGGAGGCGGCCGATGCGCTGGTCGACGAACCGGCGTTGCGCAACTATCACCTGCTGCCCGGCGTGCGGGGCGACTTCCTGTTCAAGCTGGGGCGGCTCGATGAAGCCCGCGCCGAATTCCTGCGCGCGGCGGAACTGGCGCAGAACGGGCGCGAGCGCACGCTGCTGCTGGCGCGCGCGGCGGCCTGCCCCGCGCCGCCCGGAAGGGCGGGCTAA